A genomic segment from Trichoplusia ni isolate ovarian cell line Hi5 unplaced genomic scaffold, tn1 tig00003647, whole genome shotgun sequence encodes:
- the LOC113508027 gene encoding NADH dehydrogenase [ubiquinone] 1 beta subcomplex subunit 11, mitochondrial encodes MAGIIKFRNMPIMQRCVWNHVNKMSRNISTKKTSDNATTTTAPPVCKDEKNWVSYGFDYNSHKEDTNVHNASFFFSVTLCLVFGGFAWAYAPDTHLRDWAQREAFLELRRREKAGLKPIDPNFIDPKLMKLPSDAEICNIETII; translated from the coding sequence ATGGCTGGAATTATAAAGTTCCGTAACATGCCAATAATGCAGAGATGTGTGTGGAACCATGTCAACAAGATGAGTCGTAACATTTCTACTAAAAAGACCAGTGATAATGCAACAACGACTACTGCACCTCCTGTATGCAAAGATGAGAAGAACTGGGTGAGCTATGGGTTCGACTATAATAGCCATAAGGAAGATACAAACGTTCACAACGCTTCATTCTTCTTCTCTGTGACATTGTGTTTGGTATTTGGAGGATTTGCCTGGGCCTATGCTCCAGACACCCATTTGAGAGACTGGGCTCAGCGAGAAGCATTCCTAGAACTTCGTCGTCGAGAAAAAGCAGGACTTAAACCTATAGATCCTAACTTCATTGACCCTAAACTAATGAAACTGCCATCAGATGCAGAAATATGTAACATCGAGaccattatttaa